Genomic DNA from Methylocystis sp. MJC1:
GAGGGCAAGCGCGCGATCTACAACAAGCTCGTCGAGGCCGAAGGCTTCGAGAAGTTCCTCGACGTGAAATATACGGGCACCAAGCGCTTCGGCCTCGACGGCGCGGAGGCGATGGTCCCGGCCCTCGAGCAGATCATCAAGCGCGGCGGCGCACTCGGCGTGCAGGAGATCGTCCTCGGCATGGCGCATCGCGGCCGTCTGAATGTTCTCTGCCAGGTGATGGGCAAGCCGCACCGCGCCCTCTTCCATGAATTCAAGGGCGGCTCCTTCCTGCCCGACGAGGTGGAAGGCTCCGGGGACGTCAAATATCACCTCGGCGCCTCGTCCGATCGCGAGTTCGATAACAACAGGGTCCATCTCTCGCTCACGGCGAATCCGTCGCATCTCGAAATCGTCGACCCGGTGGTGCTCGGGAAAGTCCGCGCCAAGCAGGATCAGCATGGCGGCGACCGCCGAACGGTGCTGCCGCTGCTCATCCATGGCGACGCGGCATTCGCCGGCCAGGGCGTGGTGGCGGAATGTTTCGGCCTCTCTGGGCTCAAGGGCCATCGCACCGGCGGCTCGGTGCATTTCATCATCAACAATCAGATCGGCTTCACCACCTATCCACGCTTCTCGCGTTCTTCGCCCTACCCTTCAGATGTCGCGAAAATGGTCGAAGCGCCGATCTTCCACGTCAATGGCGACGACCCCGAGGCCGTTGTCTTCGCCGCGCGCGTCGCCACCGAATTTAGGCAGCAGTTCCAGAAGCCGGTCGTCATCGACATGTGGTGCTATCGCCGCTTCGGCCACAATGAAGGCGACGAACCCGGCTTCACCCAGCCGCTGATGTACAAGAAGATCCGCGCGCATCGCACGGCGCTCGACCTCTATGGCGAGAAGCTCGTCAACGAAGGCCAGCTTACAAAGGCCGATGCGGACAGGATGAAGGAAGACTGGCGCGCGCGGCTCGAGGTCGAGTTCGAAGCGAGCGGGACCTATAAGCCCAACAAGGCGGATTGGCTCGACGGGCGCTGGGCGGGCTTGAAGCCCGGCTATCAGGCGTCCGAGGACGAACGCCGGGGCAAGACCGGCGCGCCGCTCGAAACCCTGCGCGACATCGGCGCGAAGCTCACGACGATCCCCCCGGATTTCAAGGCGCATCGCACCATCCAGCGTTTCCTCGACAATCGCCGCAACGCAATCGAGGAAGGGACGTCGATCGACTGGGCGACGGCGGAGGCGCTAGCTTTCGGCGCGCTGCTGATCGAGGGCTATGACGTGCGCCTCTCCGGCCAGGACAGCGAGCGCGGCACCTTCTCGCAGCGCCACAGCGTGCTCATCGATCAGGAAACGGAAGCGCGCTACATTCCGCTCGATCATATCGCATCGAACCAGGGCCGGTTCGAGGTCATCAATTCGATGCTCTCGGAAGAAGCGGTGCTCGGCTTCGAATATGGCTATTCGCTCGCCGAACCGAACGCGCTCGTGCTGTGGGAGGCGCAATTTGGCGACTTCGCCAATGGCGCGCAGGTGGTCTTCGACCAGTTCCTGTCCGCCGGTGAGCGCAAGTGGCTGCGCATGTCCGGCCTCGTCTGCCTGCTGCCGCATGGCTATGAGGGACAGGGGCCCGAGCATTCCTCGGCGCGTCTCGAGCGGTATCTGCAGCTGTGCGCCGAAGACAATATGCAGGTGGCGAACTGCTCGACGCCCGCCAATTACTTCCACATCCTGCGTCGCCAGCTGCATCGCAACATGCGCAAGCCGCTCATCCTCATGGCGCCGAAGTCGCTGCTGCGCCACAAGCGCTGCGTCTCGCGTCTCGGCGAGATGGGCATGGCGTCGAGCTTCCAGCGCATCTTGCTCGACGACGGCGAGACGCATGAGACAGCGCTGCTGAAACCAGACGAGCAGATC
This window encodes:
- a CDS encoding 2-oxoglutarate dehydrogenase E1 component, translating into MARLETDGVAGPAAPGGPRSSQNNSFAATSFLQGANAAYIEGLLDAYEADPSSVSPEWAKFFREMGVAPDTALPPASPSWARRDWPPAANGEWVSALTGEYPAPAQKPAAKGAPVTPPAATTAEDIQRATRDSVRALMMIRAYRMRGHLHANLDPLGLEQRPDHGELHPETYGFKDEDYDRKIFIDGVLGLQYASVFEMVTILRRTYCGSIGFEFMHISNPEEKAWLQARIEGPKKEIVFTDEGKRAIYNKLVEAEGFEKFLDVKYTGTKRFGLDGAEAMVPALEQIIKRGGALGVQEIVLGMAHRGRLNVLCQVMGKPHRALFHEFKGGSFLPDEVEGSGDVKYHLGASSDREFDNNRVHLSLTANPSHLEIVDPVVLGKVRAKQDQHGGDRRTVLPLLIHGDAAFAGQGVVAECFGLSGLKGHRTGGSVHFIINNQIGFTTYPRFSRSSPYPSDVAKMVEAPIFHVNGDDPEAVVFAARVATEFRQQFQKPVVIDMWCYRRFGHNEGDEPGFTQPLMYKKIRAHRTALDLYGEKLVNEGQLTKADADRMKEDWRARLEVEFEASGTYKPNKADWLDGRWAGLKPGYQASEDERRGKTGAPLETLRDIGAKLTTIPPDFKAHRTIQRFLDNRRNAIEEGTSIDWATAEALAFGALLIEGYDVRLSGQDSERGTFSQRHSVLIDQETEARYIPLDHIASNQGRFEVINSMLSEEAVLGFEYGYSLAEPNALVLWEAQFGDFANGAQVVFDQFLSAGERKWLRMSGLVCLLPHGYEGQGPEHSSARLERYLQLCAEDNMQVANCSTPANYFHILRRQLHRNMRKPLILMAPKSLLRHKRCVSRLGEMGMASSFQRILLDDGETHETALLKPDEQIRRVVLCGGKVYYDLLEDREKRGIDDVYLLRVEQLYPFPLKSLVTAMSRFKNADVVWCQEEPKNMGAWFFVEPYLEWVLAQVGGKAKRARYVGRPASASTAAGAMSKHLAQLRAFLDDAFAA